One genomic segment of Plasmodium cynomolgi strain B DNA, chromosome 14, whole genome shotgun sequence includes these proteins:
- a CDS encoding 10 kDa chaperonin (putative) yields the protein MSSTVAKKFIPLMDRILISKIVPKTTTKSGLFLPESATEPSYTGKVLAVGPGRITSNGSKVPPSVKEGDVVVLPEYGGSSLKIDGEEFFVYRDDDIVGIIKDQ from the exons ATG AGTTCCACGGTAGCTAAGAAGTTTATTCCCCTGATGGACAGAATCTTGATAAGTAAAATCGTTCCCAAGACTACGACGAAATCGGGCCTCTTTTTGCCTGAAAGTGCAACGGAACCATCCTACACGGGCAAG GTTTTGGCGGTTGGGCCAGGAAGGATAACGAGCAATGGAAGCAAAGTCCCCCCTAGCGTAAAAGAAGGCGACGTGGTTGTTTTGCCGGAATATGGCGGTTCTTCCTTAAAAATCGATGGggaagaattttttgtttacagGGATGATGACATAGTTGGCATTATCAAAGACCAGTAG
- a CDS encoding cyclophilin (putative) encodes MKKRIRTLHRAVIQVDIPPSCLASTAHHNKNSPNGTCVRSRPSAACAKFSVSSMLNKGFTATKIIGKRCFQWWDNLNTSWKFAIGFSVLFPPLWNYNERRKAREKQVYYNKSIKDYVFFDIAIENKYVGRVLIGLYSDQVPLSVENFIQLAEGYKVKDKYIGYRNTFIHKIYPGIGLVGGNVLNDKEGLSIYGKKFPDENFDMEFVQDGDVALFNEGPHSNSSQFIITFSPMPILHKHNVVIGTVLKGMDIIRMIENVGTKLGNPMYNVKIINCGLYKSLEQDGPPFFNMMHISDKGNKNIISKKEFENLSEQQRQSLMEDIGKSEKRR; translated from the exons atgaagaaaaggattAGAACCCTTCACAGG GCCGTCATTCAAGTTGACATCCCCCCATCCTGCTTAGCGTCCACCGCACATCACAATAAAAATAGTCCAAACGGGACATGCGTTAGAAGTAGGCCCTCCGCAGCTTGCGCAAAATTTTCCGTTTCGAGCATGCTTAACAAAGGCTTCACGGCAACGAAAATAATAGGGAAGAGGTGTTTCCAGTGGTGGGATAATCTGAACACGTCGTGGAAATTCGCAATCGGTTTTTCAGTTCTCTTTCCACCCCTCTGGAATTACaatgaaagaagaaaggcAAGAGAAAAACAGGTGTACTACAACAAATCGATAAAAGATTACGTGTTTTTTGACATAGctatagaaaataaatatgtaggAAGAGTCTTGATAGGGTTATACTCTGACCAAGTACCTCTATcagttgaaaattttattcaactTGCAGAGGGGTACAAAGTTAAAGACAAATATATTGGATACAGAAACACCttcattcataaaatttaccCAGGAATTGGGCTAGTAGGAGGGAATGTGTTAAACGATAAGGAAGGCCTAAGTATTTATGGCAAGAAATTCCCTGATGAAAATTTCGACATGGAATTTGTACAAGATGGTGACGTGGCGTTGTTTAATGAAGGCCCTCATAGCAACTCCTCTCAGTTTATTATAACCTTTTCCCCAATGCCAATATTACACAAACACAATGTAGTTATTGGCACTGTTTTGAAAGGGATGGATATAATTCGGATGATTGAAAATGTGGGAACCAAGTTAGGAAATCCCATGTAtaacgtaaaaattattaactgCGGTTTGTACAAAAGCTTGGAACAGGATggccctccttttttcaacaTGATGCACATCTCGGACAAGggcaacaaaaatattatttccaaaaaggagTTTGAAAATTTGTCTGAACAGCAGAGACAGTCCTTAATGGAAGATATTGGCAAATCGGAAAAACGGAGATGA